A section of the Primulina eburnea isolate SZY01 chromosome 1, ASM2296580v1, whole genome shotgun sequence genome encodes:
- the LOC140805170 gene encoding uncharacterized mitochondrial protein AtMg00860-like has translation MPFGLTNALAVFMDLMNRVFRKYLDRFVIVFIVYSKSEEEHAKHLRIVLLILQKKQLYVKLSKCEFWLDKVVFLGHVISQHGISVDPSKLEAVLNWARPTNVSEIRSFMSLAGYYRRFIENFSKIARPVTQLTQKNQRFIWSDECESSFVELKKRLTSAPVLTIPSSSGGFVVCTDASNRGLGCVLMQHGRVVAYGSRQLKPMSLSILFMTWNWLLLFLLSRFGDIICLGSNL, from the coding sequence atgccttttggtttgaccaatgctctTGCTGTGtttatggacttgatgaatcgagtatttcgtAAATATCTCGATCGTTTTGTGATTGTATTCATCGTTTATTCCAAGTCCGAGGAAGAGCATGCCAAACACTTGAGAATAGTTCTTCTAATCCTTCAAAAAAAGCAGTTGTACGTCAAGCTatccaagtgtgagttttggttagataaagtggtatttctgggccatGTCATATCTCAACATGGTATTTCTGTCGATCCAAGTAAATTGGAAGCAGTTCTGAACTGGGCACGACCGACCAATGTGTCAGAGATTCGTAGTTTCATGagtttagctggttattaccggaGATTTATCGAAAATTTCTCAAAAATTGCTAGACCTGTCACTCAACTGACTCAGAAAaatcagagattcatttggtcTGATGAATGTGAGTCAAGTTTTGtcgagttgaagaagagattgacttcTGCACCAGTTCTTACCATTCCAAGTAGTTCTGGAGGATTTGTAGTTTGCACTGATGCATCTAATCGAGGTCTaggttgtgttctgatgcagcatggCAGAGTTGTGGCCTATggttctcgtcagttgaaaccCATGAGTCTAAGTATCCTGTTCATGACTTGGAATTGGCTGCTATTGTTTTTGCTctcaagatttggagacattatttgtttggGGAGCAATTTgtaa